A segment of the Tachysurus vachellii isolate PV-2020 chromosome 18, HZAU_Pvac_v1, whole genome shotgun sequence genome:
tgagcaaggcccttaaccctcaattgctcaggtgtataaactgaaataagacaatgtaagtcactctggataagagtgtctgctaaatgctgtaaatgtaaatgtaaatagaacaGATTCTGTGTAATATGCTGTTTGGGGTTGAGCCTTAATATGAGTGACgatctaattaaaaataataataataaatcaattaacCTGGATGTGTTTGGTGtctgtttctatctatctgtctatctatctatctgtctgtctgtctatctatctatctatctatctatctatctaaatataaaacaaatccctatctgtctgtctgtctgtctgtctgtctgtcctagtaaatataaaacaaatctttatttgtctctgtctgtttgtctgtctatctgtctgtctgtctatctgtctgtctgtctgtctgtttgtctgtctgtctgtctgtctgtctttgtaaatataaaaaaaaatctctatcaatctatccatctctctgacgttcacttcctcttcctgttccaGCTTGGTGAAGTGGATTGAGGATGGTGTGCCCACTGACCCGTTTTTGAACCCTGAGCTGATGAAGAATAATCCATGGGTGGAAAAGGGCAAGTGCGTGATCATTTAGGACGGAAACAACGGAAAAGCACAGATCTgaatgtccacacacacacacacacacacacacacacacacacacacagaggcattaGCACCGTACAGTCACTACTTGCAAGATCTAAAACTATGCCACGCATTACTATATAATACTCCTGAAGGTCAATacgttattaaaaaaaaatcactattaATATGATATTCATAGAAAAAGAACTCTTTATATGCACTTAGTTCTTTTAGTCTGTTACATATTAGTTTAGCTTccgcatttttctttcttttctttattttttttagtactCTATAAACTTTTAGTGTCTCACTGCCAGAAAACAAGCGGCAGATTAACACCTGCAAGAAACCCCAGAGGAGATTTCTGACTTGTAGCGTGTTAATCCGTCCGTCACGACAGTGCACCGTTTATACAGGAACCACATAAAAACATCTTGAAGTTCAGCACCGTTTTTTTGAGTCTGTCCGATTCATTAATTTatgatctatttatttatttatgtgttgttttttttaattaactgttAATGCTCTGATGGACCTGatgctttttaatatttaggTCTGAGGTTCTGAGATACACTACCgagaaagttttatttatttattgtatattttttattccttatctCCATAGCCGATAATCGTAGTGGAATAGACTTCATTTATATATTGCTGCAAACTATTATTTAAACACTGACACGAATCCGGTGTTTAGCTGCTAAGAAATCATCGTTTGTTatgatactgtactgtatatgactatATTTAGGACACGCTTTTTAAAATCTCATCAGACGACTGAATTCTGGcaagaaaaactaaataattGTGGGATTCTTCATATTACGTACTTTGACACGTCTATTAAACATCTATTAAAAACTATTTCACTGAAACCatgtagaaatattttattaacattcgAAACTTGGCTAAGATTTTTGCAAATCTTGTTATGTaaatgagttttaaaaaaaagtctaggcTATGTTTAAAGATAGACATCATTTTCATGGCCatgttaattcttttttttttttctattcgatttaatgtttaaattgaaatgaaaataaatatctgtCAATAAATAGTAGTAGTTTTTGGATAAAGTGTACCGGTGTCTTTCAGTGGAATGGAGTTTGGAGTATGGAGTCGAACATGACAGAAAAATTCCTAAAAATTTGCTTTATCAATTAAGCTAATATTCTTATTCGTTACCTAGCGGGATAAATACCGGTGTTTTAATGTCACTTGTCATCAAAatggtgtaaaatgtaaacacaaacacaatacaaaacagtGGAGTAACTAAACCTTCTTAGTGTTTACTGGACCCAcattaataaagaataataaagaatttttttccccaatataTATgacagtataaaatatgaaatacatgAAGCTCTTGGTAGTAAACTCAGACTCTCAGACCTGACTGTGTGACGAGCAAGAgaagaaataacacacattaCATGCCAGTTCTCACCATCTGATACTGCCTTGGTCACGCTTTCCTTAAAGAGAATGAATGTGTTTTGTAAGTGAACCGGCTCCGAtgcacaaactttttttttttgttttttttttcttcttccaaaGGCAAGGCAAGGTGTGTGTTCATATTTTATTGACTTCTGATTTTggtctgtttttatatatttatcaatttaaaaaaaaaaaaaaaaaaaaacacctgtggCGTGTTTAGTTAGATATTATGCATAAGTTCATAGGTTCTGGGTTAATGACTAAGCAATAAgtaatgtcattttttattgaatgttttacaaaaatacatttatctgGAATAAAGTAGAGGAATTTTAGACAGctttggtgttgttttttcataagtgtctgtgcgtgtgtgtgtgtgaaaagcagAGACTCACATGTCTGAATATCACAGtaaattgtgtgtctgtgtgtatgtgtgtgtgtgtggacttgaGTGAAAAGCAGAGACTCATGTCTGAATATCACAGtaaattgtgtgtctgtgtgtgtgtgtgtgtgtctgtgtgtgggggggagctGAGTGTAAAGCAGAGACTCACACATCTGATTAtcacagtaaagtgtgtgtgtgggggagctGAGTGTAAAGCAGAGACTCACACATCTGATTAtcacagtaaagtgtgtgtgtgggggggggagcTGAGTGTAAAGCAGAGACTCACACATCTGAATAtcacagtaaagtgtgtgtggggggagctGAGTGTAAAGCAGAGACTCACACATCTGATTAtcacagtaaagtgtgtgtgggggggagctGAGTGTAAAGCAGAGACTCACACATCTGAATAtcacagtaaagtgtgtgtgggggagggagctgagtcagtcacagtaaagtgtgtgtgggggggagctGAGTGTAAAGCAGAGACTCACACATCTGATTAtcacagtaaagtgtgtgtgggggagggagCTGAGTGTAAAGCAGAGACTCACACATCTGAATAtcacagtaaagtgtgtgtggtggggagCTGAGTGTAAAGCAGAGACTCACACATCTGATTAtcacagtaaagtgtgtgtgggggggagggAGCTGAGTGTAAAGCAGAGACTCACACATCTGATTAtcacagtaaagtgtgtgtggtggggagCTGAGTGTAAAGCAGAGACTCACACATCTGATTAtcacagtaaagtgtgtgtggggggggggctGAGTGTAAAGCAGAGACTCACACATCTGATTAtcacagtaaagtgtgtgtgtgggtgggggcaGTGTAAAGCAGAGACTCACACATCTGATTAtcacagtaaagtgtgtgtggggggggggctGAGTGTAAAGCAGAGACTCACACATCTGATTAtcacagtaaagtgtgtgtgtggggggggggctGAGTGTAAAGCAGAGACTCACACATCTGATTATCACAGtaaagtggtggtggtggtggggggggggctGAGTTAATATTATTTGAGTCATTATTTTTTGATCACTTCAATCCCCTTTAAttaaaaacgcatttgaagcggcgacaagcggcgtcatgtttcggctcctcccctgaactgagtctgcgtggattcagcgcgtttttcaatccgcagggacggcttttatgttattttctggttaaaagttggttaaaagtttattttattttgtcagaaAAGTTCCTTATCTGAGGTTTTTATGTGAGCATAgaaatgcaaacagtaaaatgttgtgtttgtactggaaacgtgtgtacgtgtgtttgtacagtgagtaatgaatcaggaagtcttcattgtaaaaaacaaaaactacattcacaactcaaaattttctagtgactggtcacatctaaatttttattttttttttacagtgaaatacagggaatacaatggaatagtggattgcaataaggctagtagtatacaaccctaccctgggggctgagccccctaaaatgaaaattctagaatcggTCTAGGTCTAGGTCCGGACCACAAAGAAATTGTTCCTGTTGTTTGTGCCTCTGTCCAAAAGAGAATGATTATGAAATCTTTATATTCTGAATAACATTTTGAAAGCTGGAACAGTGTTATTGTGCCTTACATGGACCAGCCTCTTATCCAGGGAGTTTTCCTTCCTCACACGTGCCTCGCTGTTGTCATGACTTGCTCCAGGTCCAAACATGACCTTGACCAGTATAAAGTAGATACTAAAgatgtatgaataaatatattcttaatataaaaaagacacTCTATTTACTTGGATCTGAAAAATGCTCTTTTTTTGTTCCCTCCTCCAGTTTCATTAAATTTGAGAGGTACAGCCAAAGAAAGCAGACTCAGTCTTATCAACGTGACTCAGTcaataaaacagcttttttctGGAGCTgaattggtttttttttttcatagaaaaaatatataaaaaaggagCTGCATTAAATTTGTCATTAATCAGCAGTAGACTGTTTATCAATTATTGGAGGTCCTTAAAACGGTGTGAATTGAAGGCTTTAATCTGGTGATATAACAAAGTCAATCTGGATTTGAAATTCAGaagataaaatcataaaaattgcagtttgttttttattcattcatgtcCTGAATAAGCTATTTCAcataacaaatgtttaaatatagtcCAGAAGCGACACAAAAATTAGAATTTACCCAAATAAAccagtttaaatgtttacacacgcttttttcttctgttcgTAAGTACTCTTGTTTGACCTGAGCGGTTAAACTGCCCACAGTTCTTAAGAAAATCCTCCAGCTCCTGAACATTCTTTGCTTTTCCAGAATCCTACGCATTTATAACCCCAACCCCGACTATATGATCTGAGATACATCTTTTTACAATGAAGACACCAGAGAGACTCCTACACAACTATTACAAAAGCTGCAATCATTCACTTAAACATGTGAAAGATGCACAATTATGCACATTACATGTGGAAAAGCAAATTATGTTCAAGACCTATGTACAGCTTCCtcacatacagagacagaacCTGTGTGGAGGCCATTTCCGGAAACATCTCTGCACCCGGGATAACTAGGAGGCACTGGATTGTCAGCTCCTACTGACTACTGTGTCCAGTGAGGACTTCCAAGAGCTATGGCAAAGTGACCACAAGTTTGTGCTTTGGAGGGAACCGTGGGGTTTGGTGTCTAACAGGTTAACCAGGTTAGCACATTACAGAAATCAGGTGATTGTTCTGGAAGAACTCAAACTCTTGCCAAGAGATTATTCAGTGACTTTTATCTCTTTTGATGCATGCAATCACTGCATTTCTGGGGAACTATGAAGTATATCATGATTAGGAAATGAACGATGCAGCAGTGAAGAGCTCAGGGTCTACCATCAACAGATTCTACAGACTGTATATAGCTTCAATGGGCCCCATGAACTCGGCAGTGAGACGCACGTTCAACAGAAGGCTATGGTTGATCCTTGAGGAAATGCAAAGAGAAGAGATAGGACTAGCCCATAACTATTCACATTTAGTTTTGGAAAATGGTGAAGAAATAACAATGCACAAAAGCATTCACTCATTTTTAGAAACGacattgtttcattgtttttatggtcaggtcttcatcagagatcatttgaactttttggacttcgacaggaaggaattagtgttgggtctgtggtagATTAGTTCCTTAGGAGCTCTTGGTTTCTTAGTTTCACTCGACATAAATCtgttatagaaaggacattatttaccttatttactgtccagtgtcacctaaatgatgatgggttcccttctgagcctggttcctctcaaggtttcttcatatcatctcagatagattttccttgccaccgtcacctccagcttgctcattagggatagatgttaaaATCAAACTTAAAAATTTTCAgttattattctgtttctatacttctgtaaaactgctttgaggcaatgtgAATTaataaaagcgctatacaaataaattgaattgaattgaattgacacacattcacatacttcTTCACACCTAGGAGCAGCGTAGCATAACCAAGCAACTGGCGACCAGATCTCACGATCAAACCCAGGATCCTGAAACTCACCCCACACCAGTATCATATACACTTAATCTGTACCTCATGTACACCATGATACCTGCctacagattttctttttcaaagaCGTACAATATTTTGTATTCCTGGAACCATTTGCACGGAAGCACAgctatacataaacacacaccacatacttGCTGTCGTCTTTCCAGCTTTCTCAGCTTCCGCTCTCTTCGCCAGTGCAAGAGCAGCATTATTCTCCTTTAAATAATAGAAGACCAAAAAGCTACATCAGGACTTTCCACTAAAGCAAGTTCATATTCAGTCGTGTTCAGAAACTGAGTCCACCGTCGAGAACTTTTTACTAAATTAatcatatatataatacataactAATGATATCTTGGAAATAGCCTTGATTTTGGGACTcgagtgtatatacacacacacacacacacacacacacacacacacatagatcaGAGTGCTGATGGCTCTGTGTTTCACTTCAGATTGTGTTCTTGATTGAGTCAGCTTGGCCATCTTAAGAACTGTCTCGGTATTTTATCAGCTGGCGTGATGTTGGTTGGATCAGGATCCAGGGAGTCACAGATCAGAGCACATATTTGGCTTTAGTTATGAGagataagagaagagaaggtgAGGTAAGAGAAGATCTGTGATAAGCTGTGGGTAAATGAGAGAGAAGTGTTAATGGGAGAACAGAGAGTTTTTGTTCAATTTCCCATCTAACCTCCAATGTAGCGTATAAAATACACAGGGATTTAAGGATTACACACTCAAGTGTGAAGTACACTCAAGTCCTCTAACACTTGTTCTTTTTTTGATATTCTCTACGGAGGACAGCATCCTTCGGGTTCTGCTGCAAGTCAGAACCTGCTGTTGAATCTTTGCACCACGCAAAAAATAAACCCCAAATGtgccacttttttaaaaatgtacaatgcATCATCATCGAGCTCTACATTTATCCCTGAGTCTCAAAAgctaaaacaaaattaaagatGTTTTCCAAGCATAGAATGTTCCCAAAAAAATCCAGTTAAAATGGTAAGAGGTGCTGGGTCAGTGAAGTGAATGTGGATAGAATTTTGTTTACAGAGATTGTGACTTACAACTAGGTCAGCCATAGACGTCTCTTAAACGTCATTTTATTTCGTTTCCAGGGCTTAAAAACAATCACTTGTGTTCAAATGGTCTAGTCAATAGTCTAGACATGAGTGAAATATCCAGTCTATCCAGTCTAAAGCAAAATCTAACCACC
Coding sequences within it:
- the gng13b gene encoding guanine nucleotide-binding protein G(I)/G(S)/G(O) subunit gamma-13b; amino-acid sequence: MDEMDVPQLKKEVESLKYQLAFKREKSSKTVTDLVKWIEDGVPTDPFLNPELMKNNPWVEKGKCVII